A genomic segment from Dasypus novemcinctus isolate mDasNov1 chromosome X, mDasNov1.1.hap2, whole genome shotgun sequence encodes:
- the RBM10 gene encoding RNA-binding protein 10 isoform X19 translates to MEYERRGGRGDRTGRYGATDRSQDDGGENRSRDHDYRDMDYRSYPREYGSQEGKHDYDDSSEEQSAEIRGQLQSHGVQAREVRLMRNKSSGQSRGFAFVEFSHLQDATRWMEANQHSLNILGQKVSMHYSDPKPKINEDWLCNKCGVQNFKRREKCFKCGVPKSEAEQKLPLGTRLDQQTLPLGGRELSQGLLPLPQPYQAQGVLASQALSQGSEPSSENANDTIILRNLNPHSTMDSILGALAPYAVLSSSNVRVIKDKQTQLNRGFAFIQLSTIVEAAQLLQILQALHPPLTIDGKTINVEFAKGSKRDMASNEGSRINAASVASTAIAAAQWAISQASQGGEGAWATPEEPPVDYSYYQQDEGYGGSQGTESSLYAHGYLKGTKGPSITGTKGDPAGAGPEASLEPGADSVSLQAFSRAQPGAAASIYQQSAAEASGSQGTAANSQSYTIMSPAVLKSELQSPTHPSSALPPATSPTAQESYSQYPVPDVSTYQYDETSGYYYDPQTGLYYDPNSQYYYNAQSQQYLYWDGERRTYVPALEQSADGHKETGAPSKEGKEKKEKHKTKTAQQIAKDMERWARSLNKQKENFKNSFQPISSLRDDERRESATADAGYAILEKKGALAERQHTSMDLPKLASDDRPSPPRGLVAAYSGESDSEEEQERGGTEREEKLTDWQKLACLLCRRQFPSKEALIRHQQLSGLHKQNLEIHRRAHLSENELEALEKNDMEQMKYRDRAAERREKYGIPEPPEPKRRKYGGMSAASVDFEQPTRDGLGSDNIGSRMLQAMGWKEGSGLGRKKQGIVTPIEAQTRVRGSGLGARGSSYGVTSTESYKETLHKTMVTRFNEAQ, encoded by the exons ATGGAGTATGAAAGACG AGGTGGCCGTGGTGACAGGACTGGCCGCTATGGAGCCACTGACCGCTCCCAGGATGATGGTGGGGAGAACCGCAGCCGAGACCATGACTACCGGGACATGGACTACCGTTCATATCCCCGCGAGTATGGCAGCCAGGAGGGCAAGCATGATTATGATGACTCATCTGAAGAGCAGAGTGCAGAG ATCCGTGGCCAGCTGCAGTCCCACGGGGTCCAAGCACGGGAGGTCCGGCTGATGCGGAACAAATcatcag GTCAGAGCCGGGGCTTCGCCTTCGTCGAGTTTAGTCACTTGCAGGACGCTACACGATGGATGGAAGCCAATCAG CACTCCCTCAACATCCTGGGCCAGAAGGTGTCCATGCACTACAGTGACCCCAAGCCCAAGATCAATGAGGACTGGCTGTGTAATAAG TGTGGCGTTCAGAACTTCAAACGACGTGAAAAGTGCTTCAAATGTGGTGTGCCCAAGTCAG AGGCAGAGCAGAAGCTGCCCCTCGGCACAAGGCTGGATCAGCAGACGCTGCCACTGGGTGGACGGGAGCTAAGCCAGGGTCTGCTTCCCTTGCCGCAGCCCTACCAGGCCCAGGGAGTGCTGGCCTCCCAAGCCCTGTCACAGGGCTCAGAGCCAAGCTCGGAGAATGCCAACGACA CCATAATTTTGCGCAACCTGAACCCACATAGCACGATGGACTCCATCCTGGGGGCCCTGGCACCCTATGCGGTGCTGTCCTCCTCCAATGTACGCGTCATCAAGGACAAGCAGACCCAACTGAACCGTGGCTTCGCTTTCATCCAGCTCTCCACCATCGTG GAAGCAGCCCAGTTGCTGCAGATCCTGCAGGCCCTGCACCCACCGCTCACCATCGATGGCAAGACCATCAACGTTGAGTTTGCCAAGGGTTCTAAGAG GGACATGGCCTCCAATGAAGGCAGTCGCATCAATGCTGCCTCTGTGGCCAGCACTGCAATCGCTGCAGCCCAGTGGGCCATCTCACAG GCTtcccagggtggggagggtgccTGGGCCACCCCCGAGGAGCCACCGGTCGACTACAGCTACTACCAACAGGATGAGGGCTATGGCGGCAGCCAGGGCACAGAGTCCTCCCTCTATGCCCATGGCTACCTCAAGGGCACCAAGGGCCCCAGCATCACTGGAACCAAAGGGGACCCAGCCGGAGCAG GTCCAGAGGCCTCCCTAGAGCCTGGGGCAGACTCTGTGTCACTGCAGGCTTTCTCCCGTGCCCAGCCTGGTGCTGCCGCCAGCATCTATCAACAGTCGGCAGCCGAGGCGAGCGGCAGCCAAGGCACTGCTGCCAACAGCCAG TCGTACACAATCATGTCACCCGCTGTGCTGAAATCTGAGCTCCAGAGCCCCACCCATCCCAGCTCTGCGCTACCACCGGCCACCAGTCCCACTGCCCAGGAGTCCTACAGCCAGTACC CTGTCCCTGACGTCTCCACCTACCAGTATGATGAGACGTCTGGCTACTACTATGACCCTCAGACTGGCCTCTACTATGACCCCAATTCCCAG tatTACTACAATGCTCAGAGCCAGCAGTACCTGTATTGGGATGGGGAAAGGCGTACCTATGTTCCTGCCCTGGAGCAGTCAGCTGATGGGCATAAGGAGACGGGGGCACCCTCAAAGGAGGgcaaagaaaagaaggagaagCACAAGACCAAGACGGCCCAACAG ATTGCCAAGGACATGGAACGTTGGGCCCGCAGCCTCAACAAGCAAAAGGAAAACTTCAAAAACAGTTTCCAGCCCATCAGCTCCCTCCGCGATGATGAAAGGCGGGAATCAGCCACTGCAGACGCTGGCTATGCTATCCTTGAGAAGAAG GGAGCATTAGCCGAGAGGCAGCATACCAGCATGGACCTCCCGAAACTGGCCAGTGACGACCGCCCA AGCCCACCACGGGGGCTGGTAGCAGCCTACAGCGGGGAGAGTGACAGTGAGGAGGAGCAGGAACGTGGGGGCACTGAACGGGAGGAGAAGCTCACTGACTGGCAGAAGCTGGCCTGCCTGCTATGCCGGCGTCAGTTCCCCAGCAAGGAGGCACTTATCCGGCACCAGCAGCTCTCAGGGCTCCACAAG CAAAACCTCGAGATTCACCGGCGAGCCCACCTCTCAGAAAATGAGCTGGaagcactagagaagaatgacATGGAG CAAATGAAGTATCGGGACCGTGCAGCCGAACGCAGGGAGAAGTATGGCATCCCTGAGCCACCAGAACCCAAGAGGAGGAAGTACGGTGGCATGTCTGCGGCCTCTGT GGACTTTGAGCAGCCCACACGGGATGGGCTAGGCAGTGACAATATTGGCAGTCGCATGCTCCAGGCCATGGGCTGGAAAGAGGGCAGTGGCCTGGGCCGCAAGAAGCAGGGCATTGTAACACCCATTGAG GCCCAGACTCGGGTGCGGGGCTCCGGCCTTGGCGCCCGGGGCAGCTCCTATGGGGTTACTTCAACGGAGTCTTACAAGGAGACACTGCACAAGACAATGGTGACCCGCTTCAATGAGGCCCAGTGA
- the RBM10 gene encoding RNA-binding protein 10 isoform X16 → MEYERRGGRGDRTGRYGATDRSQDDGGENRSRDHDYRDMDYRSYPREYGSQEGKHDYDDSSEEQSAEIRGQLQSHGVQAREVRLMRNKSSGQSRGFAFVEFSHLQDATRWMEANQHSLNILGQKVSMHYSDPKPKINEDWLCNKMLLETRELSSTPSPPLSPASCWSPGPVASITEMPPSLPCHFRCSCQSSRPLTQTIAADPSLCGVQNFKRREKCFKCGVPKSEAEQKLPLGTRLDQQTLPLGGRELSQGLLPLPQPYQAQGVLASQALSQGSEPSSENANDTIILRNLNPHSTMDSILGALAPYAVLSSSNVRVIKDKQTQLNRGFAFIQLSTIEAAQLLQILQALHPPLTIDGKTINVEFAKGSKRDMASNEGSRINAASVASTAIAAAQWAISQASQGGEGAWATPEEPPVDYSYYQQDEGYGGSQGTESSLYAHGYLKGTKGPSITGTKGDPAGAGPEASLEPGADSVSLQAFSRAQPGAAASIYQQSAAEASGSQGTAANSQSYTIMSPAVLKSELQSPTHPSSALPPATSPTAQESYSQYPVPDVSTYQYDETSGYYYDPQTGLYYDPNSQYYYNAQSQQYLYWDGERRTYVPALEQSADGHKETGAPSKEGKEKKEKHKTKTAQQIAKDMERWARSLNKQKENFKNSFQPISSLRDDERRESATADAGYAILEKKGALAERQHTSMDLPKLASDDRPSPPRGLVAAYSGESDSEEEQERGGTEREEKLTDWQKLACLLCRRQFPSKEALIRHQQLSGLHKQNLEIHRRAHLSENELEALEKNDMEQMKYRDRAAERREKYGIPEPPEPKRRKYGGMSAASVDFEQPTRDGLGSDNIGSRMLQAMGWKEGSGLGRKKQGIVTPIEAQTRVRGSGLGARGSSYGVTSTESYKETLHKTMVTRFNEAQ, encoded by the exons ATGGAGTATGAAAGACG AGGTGGCCGTGGTGACAGGACTGGCCGCTATGGAGCCACTGACCGCTCCCAGGATGATGGTGGGGAGAACCGCAGCCGAGACCATGACTACCGGGACATGGACTACCGTTCATATCCCCGCGAGTATGGCAGCCAGGAGGGCAAGCATGATTATGATGACTCATCTGAAGAGCAGAGTGCAGAG ATCCGTGGCCAGCTGCAGTCCCACGGGGTCCAAGCACGGGAGGTCCGGCTGATGCGGAACAAATcatcag GTCAGAGCCGGGGCTTCGCCTTCGTCGAGTTTAGTCACTTGCAGGACGCTACACGATGGATGGAAGCCAATCAG CACTCCCTCAACATCCTGGGCCAGAAGGTGTCCATGCACTACAGTGACCCCAAGCCCAAGATCAATGAGGACTGGCTGTGTAATAAG ATGCTCCTCGAAACCAGGGAATTATCTTCGACTCCTTCCCCTCCTTTATCCCCTGCATCCTGTTGGTCACCAGGTCCTGTTGCTTCCATCACAGAAATGCCACCTTCCCTCCCTTGCCATTTCCGCTGCTCATGCCAATCCTCACGCCCTCTCACCCAGACAATCGCCGCGGACCCCTCTCTG TGTGGCGTTCAGAACTTCAAACGACGTGAAAAGTGCTTCAAATGTGGTGTGCCCAAGTCAG AGGCAGAGCAGAAGCTGCCCCTCGGCACAAGGCTGGATCAGCAGACGCTGCCACTGGGTGGACGGGAGCTAAGCCAGGGTCTGCTTCCCTTGCCGCAGCCCTACCAGGCCCAGGGAGTGCTGGCCTCCCAAGCCCTGTCACAGGGCTCAGAGCCAAGCTCGGAGAATGCCAACGACA CCATAATTTTGCGCAACCTGAACCCACATAGCACGATGGACTCCATCCTGGGGGCCCTGGCACCCTATGCGGTGCTGTCCTCCTCCAATGTACGCGTCATCAAGGACAAGCAGACCCAACTGAACCGTGGCTTCGCTTTCATCCAGCTCTCCACCATC GAAGCAGCCCAGTTGCTGCAGATCCTGCAGGCCCTGCACCCACCGCTCACCATCGATGGCAAGACCATCAACGTTGAGTTTGCCAAGGGTTCTAAGAG GGACATGGCCTCCAATGAAGGCAGTCGCATCAATGCTGCCTCTGTGGCCAGCACTGCAATCGCTGCAGCCCAGTGGGCCATCTCACAG GCTtcccagggtggggagggtgccTGGGCCACCCCCGAGGAGCCACCGGTCGACTACAGCTACTACCAACAGGATGAGGGCTATGGCGGCAGCCAGGGCACAGAGTCCTCCCTCTATGCCCATGGCTACCTCAAGGGCACCAAGGGCCCCAGCATCACTGGAACCAAAGGGGACCCAGCCGGAGCAG GTCCAGAGGCCTCCCTAGAGCCTGGGGCAGACTCTGTGTCACTGCAGGCTTTCTCCCGTGCCCAGCCTGGTGCTGCCGCCAGCATCTATCAACAGTCGGCAGCCGAGGCGAGCGGCAGCCAAGGCACTGCTGCCAACAGCCAG TCGTACACAATCATGTCACCCGCTGTGCTGAAATCTGAGCTCCAGAGCCCCACCCATCCCAGCTCTGCGCTACCACCGGCCACCAGTCCCACTGCCCAGGAGTCCTACAGCCAGTACC CTGTCCCTGACGTCTCCACCTACCAGTATGATGAGACGTCTGGCTACTACTATGACCCTCAGACTGGCCTCTACTATGACCCCAATTCCCAG tatTACTACAATGCTCAGAGCCAGCAGTACCTGTATTGGGATGGGGAAAGGCGTACCTATGTTCCTGCCCTGGAGCAGTCAGCTGATGGGCATAAGGAGACGGGGGCACCCTCAAAGGAGGgcaaagaaaagaaggagaagCACAAGACCAAGACGGCCCAACAG ATTGCCAAGGACATGGAACGTTGGGCCCGCAGCCTCAACAAGCAAAAGGAAAACTTCAAAAACAGTTTCCAGCCCATCAGCTCCCTCCGCGATGATGAAAGGCGGGAATCAGCCACTGCAGACGCTGGCTATGCTATCCTTGAGAAGAAG GGAGCATTAGCCGAGAGGCAGCATACCAGCATGGACCTCCCGAAACTGGCCAGTGACGACCGCCCA AGCCCACCACGGGGGCTGGTAGCAGCCTACAGCGGGGAGAGTGACAGTGAGGAGGAGCAGGAACGTGGGGGCACTGAACGGGAGGAGAAGCTCACTGACTGGCAGAAGCTGGCCTGCCTGCTATGCCGGCGTCAGTTCCCCAGCAAGGAGGCACTTATCCGGCACCAGCAGCTCTCAGGGCTCCACAAG CAAAACCTCGAGATTCACCGGCGAGCCCACCTCTCAGAAAATGAGCTGGaagcactagagaagaatgacATGGAG CAAATGAAGTATCGGGACCGTGCAGCCGAACGCAGGGAGAAGTATGGCATCCCTGAGCCACCAGAACCCAAGAGGAGGAAGTACGGTGGCATGTCTGCGGCCTCTGT GGACTTTGAGCAGCCCACACGGGATGGGCTAGGCAGTGACAATATTGGCAGTCGCATGCTCCAGGCCATGGGCTGGAAAGAGGGCAGTGGCCTGGGCCGCAAGAAGCAGGGCATTGTAACACCCATTGAG GCCCAGACTCGGGTGCGGGGCTCCGGCCTTGGCGCCCGGGGCAGCTCCTATGGGGTTACTTCAACGGAGTCTTACAAGGAGACACTGCACAAGACAATGGTGACCCGCTTCAATGAGGCCCAGTGA
- the RBM10 gene encoding RNA-binding protein 10 isoform X17, producing MEYERRGGRGDRTGRYGATDRSQDDGGENRSRDHDYRDMDYRSYPREYGSQEGKHDYDDSSEEQSAEDSYEASPGSETQRRRRRRHRHSPTGPPGFPRDGDYRDQDYRTEQGEEEEEEEEEEEEKASNIVMLRMLPQAATEDDIRGQLQSHGVQAREVRLMRNKSSGQSRGFAFVEFSHLQDATRWMEANQHSLNILGQKVSMHYSDPKPKINEDWLCNKCGVQNFKRREKCFKCGVPKSEAEQKLPLGTRLDQQTLPLGGRELSQGLLPLPQPYQAQGVLASQALSQGSEPSSENANDTIILRNLNPHSTMDSILGALAPYAVLSSSNVRVIKDKQTQLNRGFAFIQLSTIVEAAQLLQILQALHPPLTIDGKTINVEFAKGSKRDMASNEGSRINAASVASTAIAAAQWAISQDEGYGGSQGTESSLYAHGYLKGTKGPSITGTKGDPAGAGPEASLEPGADSVSLQAFSRAQPGAAASIYQQSAAEASGSQGTAANSQSYTIMSPAVLKSELQSPTHPSSALPPATSPTAQESYSQYPVPDVSTYQYDETSGYYYDPQTGLYYDPNSQYYYNAQSQQYLYWDGERRTYVPALEQSADGHKETGAPSKEGKEKKEKHKTKTAQQIAKDMERWARSLNKQKENFKNSFQPISSLRDDERRESATADAGYAILEKKGALAERQHTSMDLPKLASDDRPSPPRGLVAAYSGESDSEEEQERGGTEREEKLTDWQKLACLLCRRQFPSKEALIRHQQLSGLHKQNLEIHRRAHLSENELEALEKNDMEQMKYRDRAAERREKYGIPEPPEPKRRKYGGMSAASVDFEQPTRDGLGSDNIGSRMLQAMGWKEGSGLGRKKQGIVTPIEAQTRVRGSGLGARGSSYGVTSTESYKETLHKTMVTRFNEAQ from the exons ATGGAGTATGAAAGACG AGGTGGCCGTGGTGACAGGACTGGCCGCTATGGAGCCACTGACCGCTCCCAGGATGATGGTGGGGAGAACCGCAGCCGAGACCATGACTACCGGGACATGGACTACCGTTCATATCCCCGCGAGTATGGCAGCCAGGAGGGCAAGCATGATTATGATGACTCATCTGAAGAGCAGAGTGCAGAG GATTCCTACGAGGCCTCCCCGGGCTCCGAGACTCAGCgtaggcggcggcggcggcacaGGCACAGCCCTACCGGCCCGCCAGGCTTCCCCCGAGACGGCGACTATCGGGACCAGGACTATCGGACCGagcaaggggaggaggaggaggaggaggaggaggaggaggaggagaaggccaGTAACATCGTCATGCTGAGGATGCTGCCACAGGCAGCCACTGAGGATGAC ATCCGTGGCCAGCTGCAGTCCCACGGGGTCCAAGCACGGGAGGTCCGGCTGATGCGGAACAAATcatcag GTCAGAGCCGGGGCTTCGCCTTCGTCGAGTTTAGTCACTTGCAGGACGCTACACGATGGATGGAAGCCAATCAG CACTCCCTCAACATCCTGGGCCAGAAGGTGTCCATGCACTACAGTGACCCCAAGCCCAAGATCAATGAGGACTGGCTGTGTAATAAG TGTGGCGTTCAGAACTTCAAACGACGTGAAAAGTGCTTCAAATGTGGTGTGCCCAAGTCAG AGGCAGAGCAGAAGCTGCCCCTCGGCACAAGGCTGGATCAGCAGACGCTGCCACTGGGTGGACGGGAGCTAAGCCAGGGTCTGCTTCCCTTGCCGCAGCCCTACCAGGCCCAGGGAGTGCTGGCCTCCCAAGCCCTGTCACAGGGCTCAGAGCCAAGCTCGGAGAATGCCAACGACA CCATAATTTTGCGCAACCTGAACCCACATAGCACGATGGACTCCATCCTGGGGGCCCTGGCACCCTATGCGGTGCTGTCCTCCTCCAATGTACGCGTCATCAAGGACAAGCAGACCCAACTGAACCGTGGCTTCGCTTTCATCCAGCTCTCCACCATCGTG GAAGCAGCCCAGTTGCTGCAGATCCTGCAGGCCCTGCACCCACCGCTCACCATCGATGGCAAGACCATCAACGTTGAGTTTGCCAAGGGTTCTAAGAG GGACATGGCCTCCAATGAAGGCAGTCGCATCAATGCTGCCTCTGTGGCCAGCACTGCAATCGCTGCAGCCCAGTGGGCCATCTCACAG GATGAGGGCTATGGCGGCAGCCAGGGCACAGAGTCCTCCCTCTATGCCCATGGCTACCTCAAGGGCACCAAGGGCCCCAGCATCACTGGAACCAAAGGGGACCCAGCCGGAGCAG GTCCAGAGGCCTCCCTAGAGCCTGGGGCAGACTCTGTGTCACTGCAGGCTTTCTCCCGTGCCCAGCCTGGTGCTGCCGCCAGCATCTATCAACAGTCGGCAGCCGAGGCGAGCGGCAGCCAAGGCACTGCTGCCAACAGCCAG TCGTACACAATCATGTCACCCGCTGTGCTGAAATCTGAGCTCCAGAGCCCCACCCATCCCAGCTCTGCGCTACCACCGGCCACCAGTCCCACTGCCCAGGAGTCCTACAGCCAGTACC CTGTCCCTGACGTCTCCACCTACCAGTATGATGAGACGTCTGGCTACTACTATGACCCTCAGACTGGCCTCTACTATGACCCCAATTCCCAG tatTACTACAATGCTCAGAGCCAGCAGTACCTGTATTGGGATGGGGAAAGGCGTACCTATGTTCCTGCCCTGGAGCAGTCAGCTGATGGGCATAAGGAGACGGGGGCACCCTCAAAGGAGGgcaaagaaaagaaggagaagCACAAGACCAAGACGGCCCAACAG ATTGCCAAGGACATGGAACGTTGGGCCCGCAGCCTCAACAAGCAAAAGGAAAACTTCAAAAACAGTTTCCAGCCCATCAGCTCCCTCCGCGATGATGAAAGGCGGGAATCAGCCACTGCAGACGCTGGCTATGCTATCCTTGAGAAGAAG GGAGCATTAGCCGAGAGGCAGCATACCAGCATGGACCTCCCGAAACTGGCCAGTGACGACCGCCCA AGCCCACCACGGGGGCTGGTAGCAGCCTACAGCGGGGAGAGTGACAGTGAGGAGGAGCAGGAACGTGGGGGCACTGAACGGGAGGAGAAGCTCACTGACTGGCAGAAGCTGGCCTGCCTGCTATGCCGGCGTCAGTTCCCCAGCAAGGAGGCACTTATCCGGCACCAGCAGCTCTCAGGGCTCCACAAG CAAAACCTCGAGATTCACCGGCGAGCCCACCTCTCAGAAAATGAGCTGGaagcactagagaagaatgacATGGAG CAAATGAAGTATCGGGACCGTGCAGCCGAACGCAGGGAGAAGTATGGCATCCCTGAGCCACCAGAACCCAAGAGGAGGAAGTACGGTGGCATGTCTGCGGCCTCTGT GGACTTTGAGCAGCCCACACGGGATGGGCTAGGCAGTGACAATATTGGCAGTCGCATGCTCCAGGCCATGGGCTGGAAAGAGGGCAGTGGCCTGGGCCGCAAGAAGCAGGGCATTGTAACACCCATTGAG GCCCAGACTCGGGTGCGGGGCTCCGGCCTTGGCGCCCGGGGCAGCTCCTATGGGGTTACTTCAACGGAGTCTTACAAGGAGACACTGCACAAGACAATGGTGACCCGCTTCAATGAGGCCCAGTGA
- the RBM10 gene encoding RNA-binding protein 10 isoform X18, which yields MEYERRGGRGDRTGRYGATDRSQDDGGENRSRDHDYRDMDYRSYPREYGSQEGKHDYDDSSEEQSAEDSYEASPGSETQRRRRRRHRHSPTGPPGFPRDGDYRDQDYRTEQGEEEEEEEEEEEEKASNIVMLRMLPQAATEDDIRGQLQSHGVQAREVRLMRNKSSGQSRGFAFVEFSHLQDATRWMEANQHSLNILGQKVSMHYSDPKPKINEDWLCNKCGVQNFKRREKCFKCGVPKSEAEQKLPLGTRLDQQTLPLGGRELSQGLLPLPQPYQAQGVLASQALSQGSEPSSENANDTIILRNLNPHSTMDSILGALAPYAVLSSSNVRVIKDKQTQLNRGFAFIQLSTIEAAQLLQILQALHPPLTIDGKTINVEFAKGSKRDMASNEGSRINAASVASTAIAAAQWAISQDEGYGGSQGTESSLYAHGYLKGTKGPSITGTKGDPAGAGPEASLEPGADSVSLQAFSRAQPGAAASIYQQSAAEASGSQGTAANSQSYTIMSPAVLKSELQSPTHPSSALPPATSPTAQESYSQYPVPDVSTYQYDETSGYYYDPQTGLYYDPNSQYYYNAQSQQYLYWDGERRTYVPALEQSADGHKETGAPSKEGKEKKEKHKTKTAQQIAKDMERWARSLNKQKENFKNSFQPISSLRDDERRESATADAGYAILEKKGALAERQHTSMDLPKLASDDRPSPPRGLVAAYSGESDSEEEQERGGTEREEKLTDWQKLACLLCRRQFPSKEALIRHQQLSGLHKQNLEIHRRAHLSENELEALEKNDMEQMKYRDRAAERREKYGIPEPPEPKRRKYGGMSAASVDFEQPTRDGLGSDNIGSRMLQAMGWKEGSGLGRKKQGIVTPIEAQTRVRGSGLGARGSSYGVTSTESYKETLHKTMVTRFNEAQ from the exons ATGGAGTATGAAAGACG AGGTGGCCGTGGTGACAGGACTGGCCGCTATGGAGCCACTGACCGCTCCCAGGATGATGGTGGGGAGAACCGCAGCCGAGACCATGACTACCGGGACATGGACTACCGTTCATATCCCCGCGAGTATGGCAGCCAGGAGGGCAAGCATGATTATGATGACTCATCTGAAGAGCAGAGTGCAGAG GATTCCTACGAGGCCTCCCCGGGCTCCGAGACTCAGCgtaggcggcggcggcggcacaGGCACAGCCCTACCGGCCCGCCAGGCTTCCCCCGAGACGGCGACTATCGGGACCAGGACTATCGGACCGagcaaggggaggaggaggaggaggaggaggaggaggaggaggagaaggccaGTAACATCGTCATGCTGAGGATGCTGCCACAGGCAGCCACTGAGGATGAC ATCCGTGGCCAGCTGCAGTCCCACGGGGTCCAAGCACGGGAGGTCCGGCTGATGCGGAACAAATcatcag GTCAGAGCCGGGGCTTCGCCTTCGTCGAGTTTAGTCACTTGCAGGACGCTACACGATGGATGGAAGCCAATCAG CACTCCCTCAACATCCTGGGCCAGAAGGTGTCCATGCACTACAGTGACCCCAAGCCCAAGATCAATGAGGACTGGCTGTGTAATAAG TGTGGCGTTCAGAACTTCAAACGACGTGAAAAGTGCTTCAAATGTGGTGTGCCCAAGTCAG AGGCAGAGCAGAAGCTGCCCCTCGGCACAAGGCTGGATCAGCAGACGCTGCCACTGGGTGGACGGGAGCTAAGCCAGGGTCTGCTTCCCTTGCCGCAGCCCTACCAGGCCCAGGGAGTGCTGGCCTCCCAAGCCCTGTCACAGGGCTCAGAGCCAAGCTCGGAGAATGCCAACGACA CCATAATTTTGCGCAACCTGAACCCACATAGCACGATGGACTCCATCCTGGGGGCCCTGGCACCCTATGCGGTGCTGTCCTCCTCCAATGTACGCGTCATCAAGGACAAGCAGACCCAACTGAACCGTGGCTTCGCTTTCATCCAGCTCTCCACCATC GAAGCAGCCCAGTTGCTGCAGATCCTGCAGGCCCTGCACCCACCGCTCACCATCGATGGCAAGACCATCAACGTTGAGTTTGCCAAGGGTTCTAAGAG GGACATGGCCTCCAATGAAGGCAGTCGCATCAATGCTGCCTCTGTGGCCAGCACTGCAATCGCTGCAGCCCAGTGGGCCATCTCACAG GATGAGGGCTATGGCGGCAGCCAGGGCACAGAGTCCTCCCTCTATGCCCATGGCTACCTCAAGGGCACCAAGGGCCCCAGCATCACTGGAACCAAAGGGGACCCAGCCGGAGCAG GTCCAGAGGCCTCCCTAGAGCCTGGGGCAGACTCTGTGTCACTGCAGGCTTTCTCCCGTGCCCAGCCTGGTGCTGCCGCCAGCATCTATCAACAGTCGGCAGCCGAGGCGAGCGGCAGCCAAGGCACTGCTGCCAACAGCCAG TCGTACACAATCATGTCACCCGCTGTGCTGAAATCTGAGCTCCAGAGCCCCACCCATCCCAGCTCTGCGCTACCACCGGCCACCAGTCCCACTGCCCAGGAGTCCTACAGCCAGTACC CTGTCCCTGACGTCTCCACCTACCAGTATGATGAGACGTCTGGCTACTACTATGACCCTCAGACTGGCCTCTACTATGACCCCAATTCCCAG tatTACTACAATGCTCAGAGCCAGCAGTACCTGTATTGGGATGGGGAAAGGCGTACCTATGTTCCTGCCCTGGAGCAGTCAGCTGATGGGCATAAGGAGACGGGGGCACCCTCAAAGGAGGgcaaagaaaagaaggagaagCACAAGACCAAGACGGCCCAACAG ATTGCCAAGGACATGGAACGTTGGGCCCGCAGCCTCAACAAGCAAAAGGAAAACTTCAAAAACAGTTTCCAGCCCATCAGCTCCCTCCGCGATGATGAAAGGCGGGAATCAGCCACTGCAGACGCTGGCTATGCTATCCTTGAGAAGAAG GGAGCATTAGCCGAGAGGCAGCATACCAGCATGGACCTCCCGAAACTGGCCAGTGACGACCGCCCA AGCCCACCACGGGGGCTGGTAGCAGCCTACAGCGGGGAGAGTGACAGTGAGGAGGAGCAGGAACGTGGGGGCACTGAACGGGAGGAGAAGCTCACTGACTGGCAGAAGCTGGCCTGCCTGCTATGCCGGCGTCAGTTCCCCAGCAAGGAGGCACTTATCCGGCACCAGCAGCTCTCAGGGCTCCACAAG CAAAACCTCGAGATTCACCGGCGAGCCCACCTCTCAGAAAATGAGCTGGaagcactagagaagaatgacATGGAG CAAATGAAGTATCGGGACCGTGCAGCCGAACGCAGGGAGAAGTATGGCATCCCTGAGCCACCAGAACCCAAGAGGAGGAAGTACGGTGGCATGTCTGCGGCCTCTGT GGACTTTGAGCAGCCCACACGGGATGGGCTAGGCAGTGACAATATTGGCAGTCGCATGCTCCAGGCCATGGGCTGGAAAGAGGGCAGTGGCCTGGGCCGCAAGAAGCAGGGCATTGTAACACCCATTGAG GCCCAGACTCGGGTGCGGGGCTCCGGCCTTGGCGCCCGGGGCAGCTCCTATGGGGTTACTTCAACGGAGTCTTACAAGGAGACACTGCACAAGACAATGGTGACCCGCTTCAATGAGGCCCAGTGA